The Rubrobacter naiadicus genome contains a region encoding:
- a CDS encoding ATP-binding protein, giving the protein MERIDSLLPDAGRAMSGSSAKRGRERKALRLDDNVCPHCGRELEVEWVEFPPALKRKYGKDGEWYYHPCTPECEAKNERREWEMMRREARVEALKERSGLSKRMRGYTFASFKPYVSPSATRAAEKVEGYLKNWEENREAGRGLYFCGGVGTGKTHLAVAVMNELMERRRVPSLFVTVPELLDNLRGAYNEPGRNLDEWMESVKNAELLVLDDLGSERPTEWVQERIFVVVNHRYREALPTIFTSNIGPKDLAVQLGERTASRIIAMCEWISLEGEDYRELEARRRL; this is encoded by the coding sequence GTGGAACGGATAGACAGTCTGCTGCCCGACGCCGGGAGGGCTATGAGTGGCTCTTCGGCGAAGAGGGGTAGGGAGAGGAAAGCCCTCAGGCTCGACGACAACGTCTGCCCCCACTGCGGGAGAGAGCTCGAGGTGGAGTGGGTCGAGTTTCCCCCCGCCCTGAAACGCAAGTACGGCAAAGACGGAGAGTGGTACTACCATCCCTGCACCCCCGAGTGCGAGGCCAAGAACGAGCGGCGCGAGTGGGAGATGATGCGGCGCGAGGCGCGCGTCGAAGCCCTGAAGGAGCGCAGCGGGCTCTCTAAGCGGATGCGGGGCTACACCTTCGCGAGCTTCAAGCCTTACGTCAGCCCCAGTGCGACGCGGGCGGCGGAGAAGGTGGAGGGTTACCTCAAGAACTGGGAGGAGAACCGCGAGGCCGGGCGGGGGCTGTACTTCTGCGGTGGGGTTGGGACCGGCAAGACCCACCTGGCGGTGGCGGTGATGAACGAGCTGATGGAGCGGCGCAGGGTACCCTCGCTCTTCGTCACGGTCCCGGAGCTGCTCGACAATTTGCGCGGCGCCTACAACGAGCCGGGGCGCAACCTCGACGAATGGATGGAATCGGTGAAGAACGCAGAACTGCTCGTGCTCGACGACCTCGGCTCCGAGCGCCCCACCGAGTGGGTGCAGGAGCGGATCTTCGTGGTCGTCAACCACCGCTACCGGGAGGCTCTGCCGACCATCTTCACCTCCAACATCGGACCCAAGGATCTCGCCGTTCAGCTCGGCGAGAGGACGGCGAGCCGGATCATCGCGATGTGTGAGTGGATCTCGCTCGAAGGAGAAGACTACAGGGAGCTGGAGGCCCGCAGGAGGCTATGA
- a CDS encoding ComEC/Rec2 family competence protein, producing the protein MREAWGERYAGAPPGRIMPLVCGVLLALALCSGCTAPRAALGEHPPPAGALVVSFIDVGQGDAILVQSGGRNYLVDGGRPEAGPEVVDFLRKSGVKRLDGLVATHPDADHVGGLPQVLDAFDVSTVYLSGDTSATTTFTTFLRGVKEEGAKVVESRAGMHFDWGGTPVTVVGPPPDSEGGLFPEKNDNSVALLISRGAARILLAGDAGAEEERYMSLGPYAGPLTILKVDHHGSSYSTTPLFLSRFRPRVAVISVGADNPYGHPTRQTLRRLKVAGAKIFRTDEDGDVVATIKDDELEVAVSRP; encoded by the coding sequence GTGCGTGAGGCGTGGGGGGAGAGGTATGCCGGGGCGCCGCCCGGACGGATCATGCCTCTTGTATGCGGGGTGCTCCTCGCGCTGGCCCTCTGCTCCGGCTGCACCGCGCCGCGGGCGGCTCTCGGGGAGCATCCACCTCCCGCGGGGGCGCTCGTGGTGAGCTTCATAGACGTCGGGCAGGGGGATGCCATCCTGGTGCAGTCCGGCGGCAGGAACTACCTCGTCGACGGCGGGAGGCCCGAGGCGGGTCCGGAGGTGGTCGATTTTCTGCGGAAGAGCGGCGTGAAGAGGCTCGACGGGCTCGTCGCCACCCATCCTGACGCCGACCACGTCGGCGGGCTTCCTCAGGTCCTCGACGCCTTCGACGTCTCCACCGTCTACCTCTCCGGGGATACCAGCGCGACGACAACCTTCACCACCTTCCTGCGCGGGGTTAAGGAAGAAGGAGCGAAGGTCGTCGAGAGCCGGGCCGGGATGCACTTCGACTGGGGCGGCACCCCGGTCACCGTCGTGGGCCCGCCACCCGACTCCGAGGGCGGTCTCTTCCCCGAGAAGAACGACAACTCCGTCGCGCTGCTCATCAGTCGGGGTGCCGCACGCATCCTGCTCGCCGGGGACGCCGGGGCCGAGGAGGAGCGCTACATGAGCCTCGGGCCCTACGCCGGGCCGCTCACGATCCTCAAGGTCGACCACCACGGCTCGAGCTACAGCACCACCCCGCTCTTCCTCAGCCGCTTCCGTCCCAGGGTGGCGGTCATCTCCGTCGGGGCGGACAACCCCTACGGGCATCCCACCCGACAGACCCTGCGTCGCCTGAAGGTCGCGGGAGCGAAGATCTTCCGCACCGACGAGGATGGGGACGTAGTCGCCACGATAAAAGACGACGAGCTGGAGGTGGCCGTGAGTAGACCTTGA
- a CDS encoding single-stranded DNA-binding protein: MVSFNRVILAGNLTRDPELRFTQSGVPVCGFGLAVNRVYSKNEEVDFFDVSAWRDLGERVANYVKKGDPVLVEGRLQYRTWEAQDGTKRSKVDVVADNVQFLGRGGGDSGGERGGRTADDVPEMSEEDLDDIPF, translated from the coding sequence TTGGTCAGCTTCAACAGGGTGATACTCGCCGGAAACCTCACCCGCGACCCGGAGCTCAGGTTCACCCAGTCCGGGGTGCCCGTCTGTGGTTTCGGCCTCGCCGTGAACCGCGTCTACTCCAAGAACGAGGAGGTCGACTTCTTCGACGTCTCCGCCTGGCGCGACCTCGGCGAGCGGGTGGCGAACTACGTGAAGAAGGGCGACCCGGTCCTGGTCGAGGGGCGGCTGCAGTACCGCACCTGGGAGGCCCAGGACGGGACCAAGAGGAGCAAGGTCGACGTGGTCGCCGACAACGTCCAGTTCCTCGGCCGCGGCGGAGGCGACTCGGGCGGAGAGCGGGGAGGCCGCACGGCGGACGACGTGCCCGAGATGAGCGAGGAAGACCTCGACGACATCCCGTTCTGA
- a CDS encoding LysE family translocator: MLETAQMSWFLVASLALIVIPGQDNIYIITRGIAQGRKAALVSAWGVGLGLLIYTSLTALGLSALLKESNPAFAAVKYVGAAYLTYLGARMILSKGSLTILGEERPEVRLRAIFFQGVASNALNPKVALFFLAFLPQFVSPEENPTWQLAVLGSIFTLLTLVITSLLAYFSGSLGDWLRRKPGSARVLQWLAGSVLIGLGVRLALATQG; the protein is encoded by the coding sequence GTGCTCGAGACCGCACAGATGAGCTGGTTTCTCGTGGCTTCATTGGCTTTGATCGTGATTCCGGGTCAGGACAACATCTACATCATCACCCGCGGGATCGCTCAGGGGAGAAAGGCTGCGCTCGTCTCAGCATGGGGGGTGGGTTTGGGGCTTCTTATCTACACCTCACTCACGGCCCTCGGACTCTCTGCGCTCTTGAAGGAATCCAACCCGGCTTTCGCGGCGGTGAAGTACGTGGGGGCGGCTTATCTGACCTACCTTGGAGCAAGGATGATCTTGAGCAAAGGCAGCCTCACCATCTTGGGAGAAGAGAGACCCGAAGTAAGGCTCAGGGCCATCTTTTTCCAGGGTGTTGCCTCGAACGCGCTCAACCCCAAGGTGGCACTCTTTTTCCTGGCTTTCTTGCCGCAGTTCGTGAGTCCAGAGGAGAATCCTACCTGGCAGCTCGCGGTGTTGGGCAGTATTTTTACGCTGCTCACTCTGGTCATTACCAGCTTGCTCGCCTACTTTTCGGGATCTTTGGGTGACTGGTTGCGGCGCAAGCCGGGCTCCGCGAGAGTATTGCAATGGCTTGCGGGTAGCGTGCTCATCGGCCTCGGAGTGCGCCTTGCTCTGGCAACTCAAGGCTAG
- a CDS encoding Lrp/AsnC family transcriptional regulator encodes MSRVSLDAIDKKILSVLQDNARIPNTELADAVSLTPAPCLRRVKRLEEMGLIDGYVTLLNHEAVGRNFHVFVEVTLQKQTREVIDRFEAEVKKLPEVLECYLITGDSDYLLRVAVEDMDAYQRFLMDHLTHIRDVDDIKSVIAMKQVKYSTKLPLD; translated from the coding sequence ATGTCAAGGGTTTCGCTAGACGCAATCGACAAGAAGATCCTCTCGGTGCTGCAGGATAATGCCCGCATTCCCAACACCGAGCTCGCGGATGCGGTCTCTTTGACTCCGGCGCCGTGCCTGAGGCGGGTCAAGCGCCTGGAAGAGATGGGGCTCATCGACGGCTACGTGACGCTCCTCAATCACGAGGCGGTTGGCCGGAACTTCCACGTTTTCGTGGAAGTAACCCTGCAGAAGCAGACGCGGGAGGTGATAGACCGCTTTGAAGCGGAGGTCAAGAAACTACCCGAGGTGCTGGAGTGTTATCTGATCACGGGTGACTCGGATTACCTCTTGCGGGTGGCGGTCGAAGACATGGACGCCTACCAACGCTTTCTGATGGACCATCTCACCCACATCCGGGATGTTGACGACATCAAGTCGGTGATCGCGATGAAGCAGGTGAAGTACTCAACAAAGCTTCCGCTGGACTAG
- a CDS encoding B3/4 domain-containing protein, with product MDIIVDEAVRDRVPTLFVRTRSLGSVRVEESGEAQEERIRAIATRWEGTPEQKLDSHPHIRIYRRLTQQMGGDPKKSVPAAEALLRRGLLRGRFPRINSVVDAGNIASVEYLVPIGLFDLDKISGKVELTLATDDHQMIPIGKNEPIKLASGTPVLKDSEGVFSAVGSRDSARTMITSETKSVLIFSWGMKGVEPAVVDSALDECAREILERST from the coding sequence TTGGACATAATCGTTGATGAAGCGGTGCGGGATAGGGTCCCCACGCTGTTTGTGAGAACCCGCAGTTTGGGTAGTGTGCGGGTCGAGGAAAGCGGGGAAGCCCAGGAGGAACGAATCAGGGCTATCGCCACCAGGTGGGAAGGAACCCCAGAGCAAAAGTTGGATTCCCACCCCCATATCCGGATCTACCGGCGATTAACTCAGCAAATGGGAGGGGATCCAAAGAAATCCGTCCCTGCTGCGGAAGCGCTGCTCAGACGGGGTTTGCTCCGGGGACGGTTTCCTCGCATCAACTCCGTGGTTGATGCCGGAAACATCGCTTCAGTCGAGTACCTGGTGCCTATCGGTCTGTTCGATCTCGACAAAATCAGTGGCAAAGTGGAGTTGACTCTGGCGACAGACGATCATCAGATGATCCCCATTGGCAAGAACGAGCCGATCAAGTTAGCTTCGGGAACACCGGTTCTCAAGGACTCAGAGGGCGTCTTCTCGGCGGTCGGGTCGCGTGATTCCGCGCGGACTATGATCACGTCCGAGACCAAAAGTGTGCTTATCTTCAGCTGGGGAATGAAGGGAGTAGAGCCTGCGGTGGTTGACTCTGCATTGGATGAATGTGCGAGGGAGATTCTCGAGCGTTCTACCTGA
- a CDS encoding acyl carrier protein, translating to MARQSSTADRVKKVMVEALDLSLHPDQLDDDLSLYSPVIRMDSLNLLRLIVALEEEFDGQIDDEDVMEADLENVDNLIDLVDKRLAS from the coding sequence ATGGCAAGGCAAAGCAGCACTGCGGACCGCGTTAAGAAAGTGATGGTGGAAGCGCTCGACCTGAGCCTTCATCCTGACCAACTCGACGACGACCTATCCTTGTACTCGCCGGTCATACGGATGGACTCACTGAATCTGCTCCGCCTGATAGTGGCGCTGGAAGAAGAGTTCGACGGTCAAATCGACGATGAAGATGTAATGGAGGCCGACCTTGAAAACGTCGACAACCTGATCGACCTTGTGGATAAGCGCCTCGCATCTTGA
- a CDS encoding acyl-CoA dehydrogenase family protein, which yields MNLSWSEDQVVLHKRLRIYGEKLGQRLIERDRAQEFSRNDWNGCAEQGVLRLAVPREYGGLDLDALTCAHAMEGLGYGCRDNGLLISLGAHMWAVQLPITRFGTEEQKAKYLPPLSDGSWIGAHAITEPDAGSDTLSLRTTAYREGDHYVLNGQKCFVTNAPVADLFLVYATINLELGFTGVTAFLIERNQPGVQVETHYEKTGLRTSPWGEVILRDCRVADSQRLGREKGGSAIFATTMAWERALILAPLLGAMERELEGCVLRARKRRQFGRPIGAFQAVSHSIVDMKVELEAARLLTYRAAWDLDHGDRSMFSEIAQLKTSESAVDAFLRAMQVHGAHGYTVNAEIERNVRDALGTRISSGTSELQRVVIAGKLGVY from the coding sequence ATGAACCTGAGCTGGAGCGAAGATCAAGTCGTCCTGCACAAAAGGCTCCGTATCTACGGTGAGAAGTTAGGGCAACGGCTAATCGAACGAGACCGGGCGCAGGAGTTCTCGCGCAATGACTGGAACGGGTGCGCAGAACAAGGCGTGCTGCGGCTTGCCGTCCCGCGCGAGTACGGTGGTCTTGATCTCGATGCGCTCACATGCGCACACGCCATGGAAGGCCTGGGATACGGATGCCGGGATAACGGCCTGCTGATCTCCTTGGGCGCGCACATGTGGGCTGTTCAACTACCGATAACCAGGTTCGGGACCGAAGAGCAGAAGGCGAAATACTTGCCGCCTTTATCCGACGGTAGCTGGATCGGTGCACACGCTATCACCGAACCAGATGCGGGATCGGATACCCTGTCGCTCAGGACTACGGCGTACCGGGAGGGCGACCATTACGTCTTGAACGGCCAAAAGTGCTTCGTTACGAACGCCCCTGTCGCCGACCTCTTCCTTGTTTACGCCACGATAAATCTCGAGCTCGGCTTTACCGGCGTGACCGCGTTCCTGATTGAGCGGAACCAACCTGGTGTTCAGGTGGAGACTCACTATGAGAAGACAGGGCTGCGTACTTCGCCTTGGGGAGAAGTGATTCTGCGTGACTGTCGAGTAGCCGACTCACAGCGCCTGGGCCGCGAGAAGGGCGGGTCGGCCATCTTTGCTACCACGATGGCCTGGGAGCGGGCACTAATACTCGCTCCACTGCTCGGAGCGATGGAGCGTGAGCTAGAGGGGTGCGTCCTAAGAGCTCGCAAACGTCGCCAATTCGGTCGGCCGATCGGTGCTTTCCAAGCGGTATCGCACTCTATCGTGGATATGAAGGTAGAGTTGGAGGCAGCCAGGTTGCTAACGTATCGTGCTGCCTGGGACCTGGATCACGGCGACCGGTCGATGTTCTCCGAGATCGCGCAACTGAAAACGAGCGAATCGGCCGTGGACGCGTTTCTGCGGGCCATGCAAGTGCACGGCGCACACGGTTACACCGTCAATGCCGAGATAGAGCGCAATGTCCGTGACGCGCTTGGCACAAGGATCTCGTCCGGCACCTCGGAGCTGCAACGGGTGGTGATCGCTGGGAAGCTGGGGGTCTATTAG
- a CDS encoding amino acid adenylation domain-containing protein, which produces MKTLCDYLKNSSDRYPKAEAVRHKGRSITYAELNKKSDALAATMREGGVRAGDRIAIWLNKSIEGIVAIYATLKCGAGYVPLDPTAPVARASYILRDCTPASLVTDQERLGLLDSATLREVAPRLIVLTDAETTGHAVEGEVGDTVVAAWPEALARDTSTCSDGWGIKEVDQLAYILYTSGSTGVPKGVMLSHRNACAFVEWVNRCFALSRDDRLSSHAPFHFDLSILDLFGAASAAATVVLVPESQQGLGFALNRLVTDEEISIWYSVPTALVRMVEAKNSSVLRQSRLRTVLFAGEVFPVKYLRRLHAAVPHAALYNLYGPTETNVCTFHHVTVEDLAEDRTLPPPIGRTCPYATTFLLDDEGWLVAPREGAEGELCVGGDSVMLGYWGDQQKTERRMVEYPDEIGVDGIAYRTGDIVRHDLDLNYVFVGRRDDMVKVRGHRIDLGEIEATLLGHPDVAETACVIVSKEALDARLEAYVVGDPRTELTEPELRTHCRKVLPPYMLPEKIHLVRELPRTSTGKIDRQELVNRTCAMLEERETSPAQTV; this is translated from the coding sequence ATGAAGACACTCTGCGATTATCTCAAGAACAGTAGCGACCGATACCCCAAAGCGGAGGCCGTCAGGCACAAAGGCCGTTCGATCACCTACGCCGAGCTGAACAAGAAGAGCGACGCCCTGGCGGCAACGATGCGCGAAGGCGGCGTCCGCGCCGGCGACCGGATCGCAATCTGGCTGAACAAGTCGATCGAGGGGATAGTGGCCATCTACGCCACACTCAAATGCGGGGCCGGGTATGTACCGCTCGATCCGACGGCACCGGTTGCTCGCGCATCATACATTCTGCGCGACTGCACCCCGGCGAGTCTGGTCACCGATCAGGAACGATTAGGGCTGCTCGACAGCGCTACTTTGCGGGAGGTGGCACCGCGCCTGATCGTGCTTACGGACGCGGAAACGACTGGACACGCCGTAGAAGGCGAGGTTGGGGACACGGTGGTTGCGGCGTGGCCCGAAGCACTCGCGAGGGATACGAGTACGTGTTCTGATGGTTGGGGTATCAAAGAAGTTGATCAGCTTGCTTACATCCTGTACACCTCGGGCTCTACGGGCGTCCCGAAGGGCGTGATGCTATCGCACCGCAACGCGTGTGCGTTCGTGGAGTGGGTCAACCGCTGCTTCGCCTTATCTCGGGATGACCGGCTGTCCAGTCACGCACCTTTTCATTTCGACCTGTCGATTCTGGATCTCTTCGGCGCCGCCAGTGCCGCCGCCACGGTGGTTCTCGTTCCCGAAAGCCAGCAGGGGCTCGGTTTCGCGTTGAACAGGTTGGTCACCGACGAGGAAATCTCCATTTGGTATTCTGTCCCCACGGCACTGGTCCGCATGGTGGAAGCAAAGAATAGTAGCGTACTTCGGCAATCACGGCTTCGTACGGTATTGTTCGCCGGGGAGGTCTTCCCGGTCAAGTACCTACGGAGGTTGCATGCAGCAGTCCCACACGCTGCGCTGTACAACCTGTACGGTCCCACCGAGACCAACGTGTGTACCTTCCACCACGTGACGGTGGAGGACTTGGCGGAAGACAGGACGCTTCCCCCTCCCATCGGGAGGACATGCCCTTACGCAACTACGTTCCTGCTGGACGACGAGGGCTGGTTGGTGGCACCGCGAGAAGGGGCAGAAGGCGAACTATGCGTTGGTGGTGATTCGGTCATGTTGGGCTACTGGGGCGATCAGCAGAAGACCGAGCGGCGTATGGTGGAATATCCGGATGAAATAGGTGTTGACGGGATTGCATACCGAACCGGCGACATCGTCCGCCACGACCTAGATCTCAACTATGTGTTCGTGGGCCGACGGGACGACATGGTCAAGGTTCGGGGTCATCGGATAGACCTCGGTGAAATCGAGGCTACTCTGCTCGGTCATCCTGACGTGGCGGAGACTGCTTGTGTGATTGTATCCAAGGAAGCCCTGGATGCGCGTCTGGAGGCATACGTGGTTGGAGACCCACGGACGGAGCTAACTGAACCAGAGCTGCGTACTCACTGCAGAAAGGTCCTTCCCCCTTATATGCTGCCCGAGAAGATCCACCTCGTTAGAGAACTGCCTCGAACATCTACGGGGAAGATTGACCGTCAGGAACTCGTCAACCGCACATGCGCCATGCTGGAAGAGCGGGAGACGAGTCCAGCACAGACGGTTTAA